Part of the Yersinia hibernica genome, CAGGCGAAATTAGTGCTGTATTCAGTAATAATCCGCAAGCTTATGGGCTCGAACGCGCTGCACTGGCGGGCATTGCACAGCAGGCGCTGGATGCGAAAACGTATGCCTCGCGGGCCAGTTTTGATCTGGCATTGGCGCAGGCCATCGACCAGTATCAGCCTGATTTACTGGTGCTGGCGGGTTATATGCGCATTCTCAGCCCGGAGTTTGTGCAGCATTACGCTGGCCGGATGTTGAATATTCACCCCTCCTTACTGCCAAAATACCCCGGCCTACACACTCATCGCCAAGCCTTGGAAAACGGTGATCGGGAACACGGTACTTCAGTGCATTTTGTCACTGAAGAGCTGGATGGCGGCCCTGTTATCCTGCAAGCCAAAGTGCCGATTTTCAGTGATGATAGCGAAGAGGATGTGGTCGAGAGAGTGCAAACTCAGGAGCACAATATTTATCCGCTGGTGGTCAGTTGGTTCACTGATGGCCGGCTATTGATGCGAGATAATGCTGCTTGGTTGGATGGTGAGCGCTTACCTGTACAAGGCTACGCGGCGGAATAACGCCATTAAGATATAAACGCTAAAGGCGCTGCCATTTTTGGGTGAGCGCCTTTTTTAATTTCCTGTGCTCATACCTTATGCTGATAGTATAATTTCTAGGGCAGCAACCGCTGTCGTCACACGAGGAATAAGCATGTCTAGCACTAGCAGCGTCCGGTTACGTCCACTGGAACGGGATGATCTGCCGTTTGTTCATCAACTAGATAATAATGCCAGCGTCATGCGCTATTGGTTTGAAGAGCCTTACGAGGCCTTTGTCGAGCTGTCTGATTTATATGATAAGCATATTCATGATCAGAGCGAGCGACGCTTTATTATTGAAAGTCAGGGTACGAAAGCGGGCCTGGTCGAGTTAGTGGAAATTAACCATATTCACCGCCGTGCTGAATTTCAGATTATTATCGACCCAGCCCATCAAGGCAAAGGTTATGCCGGTTCAGCCGCCAGATTGGCAATGGAATACGGTTTTTCCGTATTGAACTTGTATAAACTGTATTTGATTGTGGATAAAGAAAATGAAAAAGCTATTCATATCTACAGCAAATTAGGTTTTGAGTTAGAGGGTGAGTTAAAACAAGAGTTCTTTATCAATGGCGAATATCGCACTGCCATCCGCATGTGTATTTTCCAGCCACAATATTTGGCCAAATATAAAACGCCATCGATAAAGAGTGCTTAGCCGATAGCCCGGTCATCCATTGGCACTGTAGCAACCCACGTCGCTTCAGTGCCAACCTCGCCGAATCAACCGTAGCGCCCAGTAATATAGTCTTCCGTACGCCGCTGATGTGGCGAAGTAAACAGTGCGTCGGTATCATTATATTCCACCAGCGCCCCCTGATGGATAAAAGCGGTGTAATCTGAAACTCTTGCGGCCTGCTGCATATTATGGGTCACTAGCACTACGGTATATCGCTGTTTTAATTCAGTAATAAGCTCTTCAATTGTCAATGTCGAAATAGGATCCAATGCCGATGTCGGCTCATCCAGCAACAGCACTTGTGGCTCAATCGCGATGGCTCTGGCTATCACTAAGCGCTGTTGCTGACCACTGGAGAGGCGAAACGCGTTTTCGCGCAGCCGGTCTTTGACTTCATGCCACAAAGCAGCGGCCCGTAATGAGCGCTCAACGGCATCATCGAGAACCCGCCTATCACCAATGCCCTGCAAACGCAGGCCATAGACCACATTCTCATAAATAGATTTTGGGAAGGGATTTGGCCGCTGGAACACCATCCCAACCCGCCGACGCAATGCCGCAACATCAGTGGATTTATCCGTGATAACTTCGCTACCAAGACGGATCTGCCCTTCAAAACGGCAGTTATCCAGTAAATCATTCATCCGGTTAAAACAGCGTAATAACGTTGATTTGCCACAACCGGAAGGGCCAATCAACGCGGTAACACGGTGCTTGGGCACATTAAAGGAAATATCGTGCAGCACCTGTTTGTCGCCGTAGAATAAATTGAGCTTTTCGACCGCCAAGGCAGTTTGCTCGTGAGTCAGTTGCTGCACATCAAACAGTGGCAGCGCATCCGGCATCAACAATCCCATATAGTGTCCTGCGGGTTAAAAAGTTCAGTCACAGCATTAAACCACGATATTTTTCGCGCAAATGGTGGCGAATACCAATAGCCGCTAAATTAAGGCCCACCACAATGATAACCAGCAATAACGCGGTGGCGAACACTAATGGCCGGGCCGCTTCTACATTGGGGCTTTGGAATGCCATGTCATATATCTGGAAGCTTAAATGCATAAATTTACGTTCTAAATGCAGGTATGGGAAAACACCGTCGACTGGCAAGAGTG contains:
- the purN gene encoding phosphoribosylglycinamide formyltransferase, whose product is MKKIVVLISGQGSNLQALIDAQQQGRISGEISAVFSNNPQAYGLERAALAGIAQQALDAKTYASRASFDLALAQAIDQYQPDLLVLAGYMRILSPEFVQHYAGRMLNIHPSLLPKYPGLHTHRQALENGDREHGTSVHFVTEELDGGPVILQAKVPIFSDDSEEDVVERVQTQEHNIYPLVVSWFTDGRLLMRDNAAWLDGERLPVQGYAAE
- the pstB gene encoding phosphate ABC transporter ATP-binding protein PstB is translated as MGLLMPDALPLFDVQQLTHEQTALAVEKLNLFYGDKQVLHDISFNVPKHRVTALIGPSGCGKSTLLRCFNRMNDLLDNCRFEGQIRLGSEVITDKSTDVAALRRRVGMVFQRPNPFPKSIYENVVYGLRLQGIGDRRVLDDAVERSLRAAALWHEVKDRLRENAFRLSSGQQQRLVIARAIAIEPQVLLLDEPTSALDPISTLTIEELITELKQRYTVVLVTHNMQQAARVSDYTAFIHQGALVEYNDTDALFTSPHQRRTEDYITGRYG
- the speG gene encoding spermidine N1-acetyltransferase, with the protein product MSSTSSVRLRPLERDDLPFVHQLDNNASVMRYWFEEPYEAFVELSDLYDKHIHDQSERRFIIESQGTKAGLVELVEINHIHRRAEFQIIIDPAHQGKGYAGSAARLAMEYGFSVLNLYKLYLIVDKENEKAIHIYSKLGFELEGELKQEFFINGEYRTAIRMCIFQPQYLAKYKTPSIKSA